The window AAGGTCGATCTCACGAAATCGGCTTACGAAAACGACATGATCCATAATCGCTGGCACCCCGATGTCCCGATGGTGGCGTGGGTCAGCCCGGGCGACGACTTCATCATCGAGACCTATGACTGGACCGGGGGCTTCATCAAGAACAACGATTCGGCCGACGACGTACGCGACATCGATTTGTCGATCGTGCATTTCCTGTCCGGCCCGATCGGCGTCAAGGGCGCCGAGCCCGGCGATCTCCTGGTGGTCGATCTGCTCGATGTCGGGCCGTTGAAGGAAAGCATGTGGGGGTTTAACGGCTTCTTCTCGAAGAAGAACGGCGGCGGCTTCCTGACCGATCATTTCCCGCTGGCGCAGAAATCGATCTGGGACATCAAAGGCCTCTACACCTCGTCGCGTCATGTTCCCGGCGTGAATTTCGCAGGCCTGATCCATCCCGGCCTGATCGGCTGTCTGCCGGATCCGAAATTGCTCGCGACCTGGAACGAGCGCGAGACCGCGCTGATTGCGACCAATCCGACGCGGGTGCCCGGGCTCGCCAATCCGCCGTTCGCCCCGACCGCGCATGCCGGTCAGGCGAAGGGCGATGCCAAGGCCAAGATCGGCGCCGAAGGCGCGCGCACGGTGCCGCCACGCGAACATGGCGGCAATTGCGACATCAAGGACCTGTCGCGCGGCTCGAAGATCTATTTCCCGGTCTATGTGCCCGGCGGCGGGCTCTCGATGGGCGATTTGCATTTCAGCCAGGGCGACGGCGAGATCACCTTCTGCGGCGCGATCGAGATGGCGGGCTGGCTGCATCTCAAGGTCGACATCATCAAGGACGGCGTTTCGAAATACGGCATCAAGAATCCCGTGTTCAAACCGTCGCCGATCACGCCGAACTACAAGGACTATCTGATCTTCGAGGGCATCTCGGTCGACGAGCAGGGCAAGCAGCATTATCTCGACGTCCATATCGCCTACCGGCAGGCCTGCCTGAACGCCATCGAGTACCTCAAGAAGTTCGGCTATTCCGGCGCGCAGGCCTACTCGATCCTCGGGACGGCGCCGTGCCAGGGCCATATCTCCGGCGTGGTCGACGTGCCGAACGCCTGCGCCACGCTGTGGCTGCCGACCGAAATCTTCGACTTCGACATCATGCCGTCGTCGGCCGGCCCGATCAAACACATCAAGGGCGACATCC is drawn from Bradyrhizobium lablabi and contains these coding sequences:
- the fmdA gene encoding formamidase encodes the protein MPDTLIKVDLTKSAYENDMIHNRWHPDVPMVAWVSPGDDFIIETYDWTGGFIKNNDSADDVRDIDLSIVHFLSGPIGVKGAEPGDLLVVDLLDVGPLKESMWGFNGFFSKKNGGGFLTDHFPLAQKSIWDIKGLYTSSRHVPGVNFAGLIHPGLIGCLPDPKLLATWNERETALIATNPTRVPGLANPPFAPTAHAGQAKGDAKAKIGAEGARTVPPREHGGNCDIKDLSRGSKIYFPVYVPGGGLSMGDLHFSQGDGEITFCGAIEMAGWLHLKVDIIKDGVSKYGIKNPVFKPSPITPNYKDYLIFEGISVDEQGKQHYLDVHIAYRQACLNAIEYLKKFGYSGAQAYSILGTAPCQGHISGVVDVPNACATLWLPTEIFDFDIMPSSAGPIKHIKGDIQMPLSPDK